One Acidobacteriota bacterium genomic window carries:
- a CDS encoding DinB family protein: MLFVTLLLVLPLHAQDKKPSNLRDLLLAELRSTHTTAEWFVPANTAVKGLTAEQASWTDGKGNHSVGQLTYHLVFWNKQNFARLKGEKPENFSGNNDETFNKFDTKTWNDTVQQLDQVLTELEKWVETADEAKLKNVAQTFTHISTHNAYHIGQIIYVRKEQGSWDPKNGVN, encoded by the coding sequence CTGCTATTTGTGACGCTGTTGCTCGTGCTTCCCCTGCATGCCCAAGACAAGAAGCCCTCGAATCTTCGCGACTTACTGCTGGCCGAGCTGCGCTCGACGCATACAACCGCGGAGTGGTTCGTCCCAGCAAACACTGCGGTCAAAGGGCTGACCGCCGAGCAGGCGAGTTGGACCGACGGGAAAGGGAACCACTCGGTCGGCCAGCTTACCTATCACCTGGTGTTTTGGAACAAGCAGAACTTCGCACGGCTCAAGGGTGAGAAACCAGAAAATTTCAGCGGCAACAACGACGAGACCTTTAACAAGTTCGATACGAAAACCTGGAATGACACAGTGCAGCAGCTCGATCAGGTTCTGACCGAGCTCGAGAAGTGGGTGGAAACCGCAGACGAAGCAAAACTGAAAAACGTGGCGCAAACGTTTACGCACATCAGCACCCACAACGCCTACCACATCGGCCAGATCATCTATGTCCGCAAAGAGCAAGGATCATGGGATCCGAAGAATGGCGTGAACTGA